A single genomic interval of Dyella sp. GSA-30 harbors:
- a CDS encoding aldose epimerase family protein, protein MPVSAAIAWGHLPDGRPLHRWSLRNAAGAQLDIADLGGTLLSWQTPDRQGRLGEVLLGHANAAQYLASDAYMGSIIGRWANRIRGGRFQLDGIDYKVDRNDRGNHLHGGSDGFHLQRWDVEPEGDALVLRLVSPEGDGGFPAEVRVQLRVCLHDSGYLDLRYEATSDAATPLSLTAHPYFNLNDRRPDIRDHLIRIDAAEFLAVDAQAIPIGRQAVAGTAFDFNEAAPIGSRLLWPDPQLRLVEGFDHCYVPNGLSGAAPRAIAEVIEPLSGRRLVVETDRPGMQFYSGQKLAGRPGRHRNHYAPFAGFALEAQAFPDQVNGPDAEAVILRPGMVWRQHTRYGIDTV, encoded by the coding sequence ATGCCCGTTTCCGCAGCCATTGCCTGGGGCCACCTGCCCGACGGCCGCCCCCTCCACCGCTGGTCCCTGCGCAACGCCGCCGGCGCGCAGCTGGACATCGCCGACCTTGGCGGCACCCTGCTCTCCTGGCAGACGCCGGATCGGCAAGGCCGCCTGGGCGAAGTGTTGCTGGGCCACGCCAACGCCGCGCAATACCTTGCGTCCGATGCCTACATGGGATCGATCATCGGCCGCTGGGCCAACCGGATTCGCGGCGGCCGCTTTCAGCTCGATGGCATCGACTACAAGGTGGATCGCAACGACCGCGGCAATCACCTGCACGGCGGCAGCGACGGCTTTCATCTGCAACGCTGGGACGTCGAGCCGGAGGGCGATGCCCTGGTGCTGCGACTGGTCTCGCCGGAGGGCGACGGCGGCTTTCCCGCCGAGGTGCGCGTGCAGCTACGCGTATGTCTCCATGACAGCGGCTACCTCGACCTGCGCTACGAAGCCACGAGTGATGCGGCCACGCCGCTCAGCCTTACCGCCCACCCTTATTTCAATCTCAACGACCGCCGTCCCGACATCCGCGACCACTTGATCCGGATCGATGCCGCGGAATTTCTCGCCGTCGACGCGCAGGCGATACCCATCGGTCGCCAAGCGGTGGCTGGTACCGCCTTCGATTTCAACGAAGCCGCGCCGATCGGGTCGCGCCTGCTCTGGCCCGATCCGCAACTCCGTCTCGTCGAAGGCTTCGACCACTGCTACGTGCCAAACGGCCTGTCGGGCGCCGCGCCGCGCGCGATTGCCGAGGTAATCGAACCTTTGAGCGGCCGCCGCCTCGTCGTGGAAACCGACCGCCCCGGCATGCAGTTCTACAGCGGCCAGAAGCTGGCCGGCCGGCCTGGCAGGCATCGCAACCACTACGCACCCTTTGCCGGTTTCGCGCTGGAGGCGCAGGCATTTCCGGATCAGGTCAATGGCCCGGACGCCGAAGCGGTCATCCTGCGCCCCGGCATGGTGTGGCGGCAGCACACGCGGTACGGCATCGACACCGTGTGA